The following are from one region of the Silurus meridionalis isolate SWU-2019-XX chromosome 25, ASM1480568v1, whole genome shotgun sequence genome:
- the wu:fi75a02 gene encoding uncharacterized protein wu:fi75a02 isoform X1, producing MLSNPLADPNETRPVASTGPCPQSALYEDLLAMAYRGTVKAEIGKEDTRMCSVQEPQTSLILDTDTQQNPTSSEINGHLGGNTSFKAGTDEADRFRSTEWTPPLTLPPEPPEQIGSLERVLVAHQNEMKRLLTDTFGTLSQRLEAVERQIEQLHVQGTAHGTSLALLHSEVSLLGRNVTAGCSNTPTAPSIAPSSTYEKHSAEEKKDGAMSKISSQGSVSHGSGDVDSGTAIDFSALISDCNHNIEVPDPLPLNGGSSGQVKAAFGAGNYFRALDIEDFENMEQDVVLCNADEKDSQNAPSCYPKPQSSESLEASIKCHSTDQCSHESAQLEVPSLSSEVFSGSLEGSLYNNYGPSSVSSDIPNSKSEGKSVLSRPPLSDLTASVSPSISQCRTTNKPETCLSTLIMTLSTKSPKIAEKQEWPFSEVVSVPAFFKIPTLLEIMPGSSKDLLLDNERTHEFGKRKSKQLKVIGSSRNGAFACLRVKTYPYSRRTFVTPVVVPLDSYKACLSAMGFLLPWTDSGPGNGLSNLLDTQTQSNHSMSNLLNYLDDIACCLIPNRSFIKNVLPLMRHHRIASKLKYHHHKDHLYSKWLPLNTSQVFSLPLPKLKMDPWESVVRHPLHSNHSGGRKPHIPPLVGTNMAQHLQPPAYFPMNTVRKGSFSRAGLSTVMTVSSPRSFPTRLRHIHSPFSFISPSSTLVNTVKDQIIVQNKSSPLRPLADYTGPPGLDNDHSYVQRSGQDSPPRKKTGSVWKSYSFPSPRRLLKIPLSPERSSDITARHSPNVKVVRLEASPLETVPTFSITDTDVKKPELYNLEPSGEEKQVRLHESSSASKQVQRSKKVSQIRIRKTVPKPDKNLTPMGLPKPKRLKKKEFSLEEIYTNKNYKSPTPNRSLETIFEEPKEKNGTLVCIGNQKRKRVLDFPDFTLPRKRKAKANLGSLRTKGSRRAKNKDADLNFMLIQRLSELEDYFSRQGLED from the exons ATGTTGTCCAACCCCCTGGCTGATCCCAACGAAACAAGGCCGGTTGCTTCAACTGGTCCCTGCCCCCAATCTGCACTTTATGAAGACCTGTTGGCGATGGCCTACAGAGGAACTGTGAAAGCAGAGATTGGGAAGGAAGATACAAGGATGTGCTCTGTACAGGAACCTCAAACGTCATTAATACTGGACACTGATACACAGCAGAACCCGACATCTTCAGAGATTAATGGTCACTTGGGAGGTAACACTAGTTTCAAAGCTGGCACAGATGAAG CGGACAGGTTCAGATCCACAGAATGGACACCGCCGCTGACCTTGCCTCCCGAACCTCCCGAACAAATTGGTTCTCTCGAGCGCGTTCTTGTGGCCCATCAAAACGAAATGAAACGCTTGCTGACAGATACTTTCGGGACATTGAGCCAGAGGTTGGAGGCAGTTGAGCGGCAGATCGAGCAGCTGCATGTCCAAGGCACTGCACATGGAACAAGTCTAGCTCTGCTTCACAGTGAAGttagtcttctgggaagaaacGTCACTGCTGGCTGTTCAAACACACCGACTGCTCCGAGTATCGCGCCCTCCAGCACTTatg AAAAACACTCAGCCGAGGAAAAGAAAgatggcgctatgtccaagatatCCTCTCAGGGATCGGTTAGTCATGGAAGTGGGGACGTTGATTCAGGGACCGCGATTGATTTCTCTGCACTTATCTCTGATTGTAATCATAACATTGAGGTGCCGGACCCTCTGCCACTCAATGGAGGCTCATCCGGACAAGTGAAGGCAGCTTTTGGAGCTGGTAACTACTTTCGGGCTTTGGATATTGAAGACTTTGAGAACATGGAACAGGATGTTGTGCTCTGTAATGCGGACGAAAAAGACAGTCAAAACGCGCCATCTTGTTATCCGAAGCCCCAGTCTTCTGAAAGCTTGGAGGCGAGCATTAAGTGTCACTCTACTGATCAGTGTTCACATGAATCAGCACAACTTGAGGTGCCTTCTTTGAGTAGTGAAGTTTTTAGCGGTTCTTTGGAGGGAAGCCTGTATAACAATTATGGTCCCAGTAGCGTAAGTTCAGATATTCCAAATTCTAAGTCAGAGGGAAAGTCTGTCCTGTCAAGACCACCTCTGTCAGACTTGACAGCAAGCGTGTCACCCTCAATCAGCCAGTGTAGGACCACTAACAAACCCGAAACTTGTCTTTCTACCTTGATTATGACTCTATCCACAAAAAGTCCTAAAATAGCTGAAAAACAGGAGTGGCCATTTTCTGAAGTTGTATCTGTTCCTGCCTTTTTCAAAATCCCAACCCTTTTAGAGATCATGCCAGGTTCAAGCAAGGATTTACTTTTAGATAATGAGAGAACACATGAatttggaaagagaaagagcaaaCAGTTAAAGGTTATAGGTTCCTCGAGGAATGGAGCATTTGCCTGTCTAAGGGTAAAAACGTACCCATATTCCCGTCGCACATTTGTCACCCCAGTGGTGGTACCTTTGGACTCTTACAAGGCTTGCCTTTCAGCTATGGGATTTCTTTTGCCCTGGACCGACTCAGGTCCTGGGAATGGGCTGTCAAATCTACttgatacacaaacacaatctaaCCACAGTATGAGCAATCTTCTAAATTACCTGGATGACATCGCCTGCTGCTTGATTCCTAATAGGTCCTTCATCAAGAATGTCCTGCCTCTGATGAGACACCACAGAATTGCATCTAAACTCAAATACCACCATCATAAAGACCATTTGTACTCCAAATGGCTTCCACTGAACACCAGTCAAGTTTTCAGTTTACCCCTACCAAAACTAAAAATGGACCCTTGGGAGTCTGTTGTGAGACACCCACTTCATTCAAATCATAGTGGAGGTAGGAAGCCCCATATCCCACCACTTGTTGGCACAAATATGGCACAGCATTTGCAGCCTCCTGCTTATTTCCCCATGAATACTGTGAGAAAAGGGAGTTTCTCAAGGGCAGGACTGAGCACAGTGATGACCGTGTCCTCTCCGAGGTCTTTCCCAACGCGGTTACGCCACATCCATTCCCCTTTCTCTTTCATATCCCCGTCATCCACTTTGGTCAATACTGTGAAGGACCAGATTATTGTTCAGAACAAGAGTTCTCCTCTTCGGCCATTGGCTGATTACACCGGCCCACCGGGTCTGGATAATGATCACAG CTATGTTCAACGATCCGGCCAAGATTCTCCTCCCAGAAAGAAAACTGGTTCAGTATG gaAATCATACTCGTTTCCATCCCCACGTCGACTTCTAAAGATTCCCCTCAGCCCAGAGAGGAGCTCGGATATTACTGCACGACATAGCCCTAATGTCAAGGTGGTGAGGTTGGAGGCGTCTCCTTTGGAAACTGTGCCCACTTTTTCCATTACTGATACAGACGTAAAAAAgcctgaactgtacaacctggaacCCTCTGGAGAGGAGAAGCAG GTGAGGCTTCATGAATCCAGCTCTGCGTCGAAACAAGTCCAAAGGTCTAAAAAAGTTTCTCAGATTCGTATCCGCAAGACGGTGCCCAAACCTGACAAAAACCTCACCCCCATGGGGCTGCCCAAACCAAAGAG ATTAAAGAAGAAGGAGTTCAGTCTGGAGGAGATTTACACCAACAAGAATTACAAATCGCCGACTCCAAACAG AAGCTTGGAGACAATCTTCGAGGAGCCAAAGGAGAAGAACGGTACACTAGTCTGCATTGGCAATCAGAAACGAAAGCGAGTGTTAGATTTCCCAGATTTTACTTTACCACGCAAACGCAAAGCTAAGGCCAACCTGGGTTCTCTCCGAACAAAGGGGTCCCGCAGAGCCAAAAATAAAGACGCAGACCTGAACTTCATGCTAATCCAGAGACTCAGCGAACTGGAGGACTACTTCTCTCGCCAAGGACTGGAGGACTAG
- the wu:fi75a02 gene encoding uncharacterized protein wu:fi75a02 isoform X2, producing MLSNPLADPNETRPVASTGPCPQSALYEDLLAMAYRGTVKAEIGKEDTRMCSVQEPQTSLILDTDTQQNPTSSEINGHLGGNTSFKAGTDEADRFRSTEWTPPLTLPPEPPEQIGSLERVLVAHQNEMKRLLTDTFGTLSQRLEAVERQIEQLHVQGTAHGTSLALLHSEVSLLGRNVTAGCSNTPTAPSIAPSSTYEKHSAEEKKDGAMSKISSQGSVSHGSGDVDSGTAIDFSALISDCNHNIEVPDPLPLNGGSSGQVKAAFGAGNYFRALDIEDFENMEQDVVLCNADEKDSQNAPSCYPKPQSSESLEASIKCHSTDQCSHESAQLEVPSLSSEVFSGSLEGSLYNNYGPSSVSSDIPNSKSEGKSVLSRPPLSDLTASVSPSISQCRTTNKPETCLSTLIMTLSTKSPKIAEKQEWPFSEVVSVPAFFKIPTLLEIMPGSSKDLLLDNERTHEFGKRKSKQLKVIGSSRNGAFACLRVKTYPYSRRTFVTPVVVPLDSYKACLSAMGFLLPWTDSGPGNGLSNLLDTQTQSNHSMSNLLNYLDDIACCLIPNRSFIKNVLPLMRHHRIASKLKYHHHKDHLYSKWLPLNTSQVFSLPLPKLKMDPWESVVRHPLHSNHSGGRKPHIPPLVGTNMAQHLQPPAYFPMNTVRKGSFSRAGLSTVMTVSSPRSFPTRLRHIHSPFSFISPSSTLVNTVKDQIIVQNKSSPLRPLADYTGPPGLDNDHSYVQRSGQDSPPRKKTGSVWKSYSFPSPRRLLKIPLSPERSSDITARHSPNVKVVRLEASPLETVPTFSITDTDVKKPELYNLEPSGEEKQVRLHESSSASKQVQRSKKVSQIRIRKTVPKPDKNLTPMGLPKPKRLKKKEFSLEEIYTNKNYKSPTPNSLETIFEEPKEKNGTLVCIGNQKRKRVLDFPDFTLPRKRKAKANLGSLRTKGSRRAKNKDADLNFMLIQRLSELEDYFSRQGLED from the exons ATGTTGTCCAACCCCCTGGCTGATCCCAACGAAACAAGGCCGGTTGCTTCAACTGGTCCCTGCCCCCAATCTGCACTTTATGAAGACCTGTTGGCGATGGCCTACAGAGGAACTGTGAAAGCAGAGATTGGGAAGGAAGATACAAGGATGTGCTCTGTACAGGAACCTCAAACGTCATTAATACTGGACACTGATACACAGCAGAACCCGACATCTTCAGAGATTAATGGTCACTTGGGAGGTAACACTAGTTTCAAAGCTGGCACAGATGAAG CGGACAGGTTCAGATCCACAGAATGGACACCGCCGCTGACCTTGCCTCCCGAACCTCCCGAACAAATTGGTTCTCTCGAGCGCGTTCTTGTGGCCCATCAAAACGAAATGAAACGCTTGCTGACAGATACTTTCGGGACATTGAGCCAGAGGTTGGAGGCAGTTGAGCGGCAGATCGAGCAGCTGCATGTCCAAGGCACTGCACATGGAACAAGTCTAGCTCTGCTTCACAGTGAAGttagtcttctgggaagaaacGTCACTGCTGGCTGTTCAAACACACCGACTGCTCCGAGTATCGCGCCCTCCAGCACTTatg AAAAACACTCAGCCGAGGAAAAGAAAgatggcgctatgtccaagatatCCTCTCAGGGATCGGTTAGTCATGGAAGTGGGGACGTTGATTCAGGGACCGCGATTGATTTCTCTGCACTTATCTCTGATTGTAATCATAACATTGAGGTGCCGGACCCTCTGCCACTCAATGGAGGCTCATCCGGACAAGTGAAGGCAGCTTTTGGAGCTGGTAACTACTTTCGGGCTTTGGATATTGAAGACTTTGAGAACATGGAACAGGATGTTGTGCTCTGTAATGCGGACGAAAAAGACAGTCAAAACGCGCCATCTTGTTATCCGAAGCCCCAGTCTTCTGAAAGCTTGGAGGCGAGCATTAAGTGTCACTCTACTGATCAGTGTTCACATGAATCAGCACAACTTGAGGTGCCTTCTTTGAGTAGTGAAGTTTTTAGCGGTTCTTTGGAGGGAAGCCTGTATAACAATTATGGTCCCAGTAGCGTAAGTTCAGATATTCCAAATTCTAAGTCAGAGGGAAAGTCTGTCCTGTCAAGACCACCTCTGTCAGACTTGACAGCAAGCGTGTCACCCTCAATCAGCCAGTGTAGGACCACTAACAAACCCGAAACTTGTCTTTCTACCTTGATTATGACTCTATCCACAAAAAGTCCTAAAATAGCTGAAAAACAGGAGTGGCCATTTTCTGAAGTTGTATCTGTTCCTGCCTTTTTCAAAATCCCAACCCTTTTAGAGATCATGCCAGGTTCAAGCAAGGATTTACTTTTAGATAATGAGAGAACACATGAatttggaaagagaaagagcaaaCAGTTAAAGGTTATAGGTTCCTCGAGGAATGGAGCATTTGCCTGTCTAAGGGTAAAAACGTACCCATATTCCCGTCGCACATTTGTCACCCCAGTGGTGGTACCTTTGGACTCTTACAAGGCTTGCCTTTCAGCTATGGGATTTCTTTTGCCCTGGACCGACTCAGGTCCTGGGAATGGGCTGTCAAATCTACttgatacacaaacacaatctaaCCACAGTATGAGCAATCTTCTAAATTACCTGGATGACATCGCCTGCTGCTTGATTCCTAATAGGTCCTTCATCAAGAATGTCCTGCCTCTGATGAGACACCACAGAATTGCATCTAAACTCAAATACCACCATCATAAAGACCATTTGTACTCCAAATGGCTTCCACTGAACACCAGTCAAGTTTTCAGTTTACCCCTACCAAAACTAAAAATGGACCCTTGGGAGTCTGTTGTGAGACACCCACTTCATTCAAATCATAGTGGAGGTAGGAAGCCCCATATCCCACCACTTGTTGGCACAAATATGGCACAGCATTTGCAGCCTCCTGCTTATTTCCCCATGAATACTGTGAGAAAAGGGAGTTTCTCAAGGGCAGGACTGAGCACAGTGATGACCGTGTCCTCTCCGAGGTCTTTCCCAACGCGGTTACGCCACATCCATTCCCCTTTCTCTTTCATATCCCCGTCATCCACTTTGGTCAATACTGTGAAGGACCAGATTATTGTTCAGAACAAGAGTTCTCCTCTTCGGCCATTGGCTGATTACACCGGCCCACCGGGTCTGGATAATGATCACAG CTATGTTCAACGATCCGGCCAAGATTCTCCTCCCAGAAAGAAAACTGGTTCAGTATG gaAATCATACTCGTTTCCATCCCCACGTCGACTTCTAAAGATTCCCCTCAGCCCAGAGAGGAGCTCGGATATTACTGCACGACATAGCCCTAATGTCAAGGTGGTGAGGTTGGAGGCGTCTCCTTTGGAAACTGTGCCCACTTTTTCCATTACTGATACAGACGTAAAAAAgcctgaactgtacaacctggaacCCTCTGGAGAGGAGAAGCAG GTGAGGCTTCATGAATCCAGCTCTGCGTCGAAACAAGTCCAAAGGTCTAAAAAAGTTTCTCAGATTCGTATCCGCAAGACGGTGCCCAAACCTGACAAAAACCTCACCCCCATGGGGCTGCCCAAACCAAAGAG ATTAAAGAAGAAGGAGTTCAGTCTGGAGGAGATTTACACCAACAAGAATTACAAATCGCCGACTCCAAACAG CTTGGAGACAATCTTCGAGGAGCCAAAGGAGAAGAACGGTACACTAGTCTGCATTGGCAATCAGAAACGAAAGCGAGTGTTAGATTTCCCAGATTTTACTTTACCACGCAAACGCAAAGCTAAGGCCAACCTGGGTTCTCTCCGAACAAAGGGGTCCCGCAGAGCCAAAAATAAAGACGCAGACCTGAACTTCATGCTAATCCAGAGACTCAGCGAACTGGAGGACTACTTCTCTCGCCAAGGACTGGAGGACTAG